The Engystomops pustulosus chromosome 2, aEngPut4.maternal, whole genome shotgun sequence genomic interval atcgcgtgcgccaaaacccccttttaaatacctgtcaaggcGGTGCtaaacagaaatcgtcgggatgtccgacaacagtgcggtccgcggggcccttagtaaatgagcctgaaATGTCTGAGAATAGAAAATATCTGAAACTATAAGGCTCAGAGTAATAATAACACAACATGTGGGTACAgacggatgtgactggaggaggagaccagagacacatgagccggtgtctatgtcatctccatctcctcccctggatgtgacctctctctgcaatgtataagggaagaataacccacaagatacatgaaaggctcttaccctcctctgtcactgatgaggggatttcctctccgctcctccttccaccacaactttcctggaaagatccaacatgagggacatgagaaaACAAGGAGAGGTGTCCAGAGATTatcttatatccaagtgatggacagaaacctccagaaccaggaactaaggggaataatctcctgcaggaggagacgggatccaCATTTATCCAAATATTTTACTCATCAACATCAATGTTCCGGTTATATTACTGCATAACCCGATGTGACCCGATCCTGAGGTGGAGACTCATGGACACCAGGACCAGGATTATTCACTACTCCTGTTCTGGACTGTAAGTTCAAGGTCACAGACTCTCTTCATTACAAACTAAAATatgaagctgagtgtatgtgtgtccaTCCACTAAAGAAATCTGCAccatcacatttacaatcaccaaatcttACATCTCAGATAACTGCAGttgtggctgtgactggagtatcaatctgccgTTATCATTCTTCGTATACTACCCTGGGCAACGCCAAGGGATACAGCTAGTCTCTTATAATACTAAAAACCATTTGTAGTTATAAACTACCACATGCAACATCATCCCATAAACCCTCCACCAACCCACTGCTGCTGGCGAAGGTAAGTAGAAGATTCATTACATCAATCTATACATCaatctcagctccatctacctgatgatccagggGGACGTTATCCTCCGGTTCCTCTCGACAGTcctgggaatctccaggactgggacctCTCTCTGGTTCCTTTTTGAtttctcgggaatctccaggactgggacatctctctggttcctgtgtaatatctcgggaatcttcaggactgggacatctctctggttccgctttgatatctcgggaatcttcaggactgggacatctctctggtggatttctctgactggatccatctataggaaatatacacagtgactgatacattgtctatatgtgatgatgagatgatggaggaggtgacctcacacctgctctgtcctctataatcaggaaggtctcctcttacctggtgatgtgaggggctggtggtcctccatcatgatgtccttgtactggtccttgtgtccttctatatactcccactcctccatggagaaatagacagtgacgtcctgacaccttataggaacctgacacccacaatggcacagtcatcacccagacccctcccttgtgttattgtacaatgtcccagcattcccggcagcgctcacctctccgctcagcagctcagtgatcctggaggtaagttctaggatcttctgctcatgtatcagtgaatgaggtggaggctcggtgatggggctctgggtccatcctcctgacacacggggggtcacacactcaccagacgacttcttcactactgtgtaatcctgtgtatggggagacactgatcactacatagatcctaagaatccttcacctctccagtcatttcccgctgttattcctagagataagagccgtgtcctgggagactctcacctctccggttatcaaggagatcatctccagggtgagctccaggatcctggccgccatctgctctctgtccttctcccggatccctggtggatcattgatggaaaggatcatctttaggagaaacctctgggagtcctggatctatagaacctgaggaaacatgagaagaactaagagcaaactctatatgaagcaattgtgtccatgacatgtgtgatgtgacggatggggattctccagacactggaggggaggtcactggactgagggaggagtgatggcgctggactgtgtGACTTCTCACTAATAGCAGATATTGCTCCATGTGTACaatgtgtgagctcctggagcatgctgggagttgtagttcctccatatagtgggtgcgctcctggagcacgctgggagttgtagtccctccatatagtgtgtgttctcctggagcatgctgggagttgtagtccctccatatagtgtgtgtgctcctggagcatgctgggagttgtagtccctccattttgtgtgtgcgctcctggagcatgctgggagttgtaatccctccatatagtgtgtgtgctcctggagcatgctgggagttgtagaccctccatatagtgtgtgtgctccaggagcatgctgggagttgtagtccatccatatagtgtgtgctcctgaagcgtgctgggagttgtagtccctccatatagtgtgtgagctcctggagcatgctgggagttgtagtccctccatatagcgtgtgagctcctggagcatgctgggagttgtagtccctccatataatgTGTTTgctctggagcatgctgggagttgtagttcctcctctgatcacttacctcttctctcctcagtacTGGACACtgaccctgggagtgtgatgtcacagaatagGCGGGGCCTCTCGGGAGGATAGGAAGCAGTGGTTGGGTGTACATGTTATAGAGGAGAAGTGGTgggtgaaggacctgtgatgatgtcagagaTCATGTGATCTGTGTAGGCGGGGCACTGGTTAGGGGGAAGAATCTGTAGGACCagtgtccacacgttcagttttttagatgcagttttcaaagctaAAAGCCGGTGCGGGTGATAATgggtaaaataaataatttaaaggcgctgctcctcctcctacttttactccattcctggtttaggCATCAAAatctgcatctaaaaaactgaacatgtgggaCGCATTCACACAATACGTTTacgacacccctgccaatacatgggtAGAGGGgcttattgtaaactggagtgtgattggagaagtgctaccacctgacctgggggagtataaaacccctgtgtagTGGGAGCACAGGCCTCagacctcatgctccttctcaggaCTCTTACCACCAGGTCTTAGGCCCTAGGTCTTTCCACAGAGCAGAGAGTCCGTCTTTGcctgtcagcagtccagaccacatggaagtgaagagagaGAAACCAATACCAGGAAACaggtcaggagactctaatccagagctgcagcttccacagtttggacacagctccatctccattatcccagcatctactaccaggctggtgcattatCCACGACCATTCCAGTAAACCGAATCTGCTGTTGGATCGTTTAGCACCGTTCACTGCCACCAGTTGTTCAATAAAGgaccatgagttattttgcacaacatttccacagtctgatccctggatacggctgtaccccatacattacccagggacatatcttacagacactcaggggttgccccagggagaaccagtacatcaacctctccctccatatttcttgcacacaccacctgctggaggcctgccaggctgtaggacagccctcttgtccccataccaagcaccgtgaccacagcgtgcgtAGGCCACAattgccagccactccagtattctttGCCCGAGCTGCCttcaggccacaagaaaaggctaggccagtgatggccaacctatgacacgcgtgtcagcactgacacacgtagccattttcagtgacacacggccgCTGTAGAAAAATTGCTTTAGTGCAGTTGTCTGTTGTCTGGGGCCGGGCGGGCGGGCggttggcgatgtggtctgcagcgagcggctgcatctcagtcagagagatcgcagctgctgctcctgtcctcctgtcctgctctgcagaggccgcccaatgacgccagagtggagcgtggagacagagcagccccagctcgcaaagacgcaacctatgctgtgcctgcgcgggaacatctacacaggagctgaagcggcctgaagaggagtaacggaggctcgtggtgtcgttggagcctgtgccagttaggcaagttaatttattgagttgagctctgccgggctgggctgtgatgtgcaCTCTTTgtggggcacttctcaggacacaaatgtccttaaaactagctgttgctggactgccacaggttcgccatcactggaagaattccccctcaccctcacttatcttagttcatggcaccccacacaagttaaataacagcaagaccaacaaaagaaaccaactgacagattaacaaagaagtcactaagcaggtaagtttaataactatacatatttgttatttaaactctaaatatcacaaaattaggttttttttctcaaggtgacacaccacccgagttatgctcggttttttgacaaattttgacacaccaagctcaaaaggttgcccatcactgggctaggccctggtgggggatgttgcaagtggcgtcacgaacaggatatctaCGTCTGTGCCTTATACTGTCACTATAGACTGTCCTGTTACTAAAAGACTgtgttgcctaaccctgctgccatccgggttaaggcccaagtgattgtgttctACAACATAAACTGTGTTATTTCAATGCCACGTGCTGTCAAGCGCTGTTCTAGCACCCAAGAGGTTAGTCCCTgcaaaagaactgtgtcagctctgcagcACCTAAAGTGTTAACCTCTGGTAGTCTGTGTGGCACAGCAAGGAGCTCCAGCCACCAAAGGGTTAATCggtcatcttggatttcggcgtaGGCCGCTACCGAGACTGCCAACCGAGTACGCACCAGCAGGAGTGCAGACACAAGTGTCCTGCATCCAGAAAGGAGTACTGCTTACCTCCAGTCAGTATTGGAGCGTGGCTCTCCACCTGCACTGTATTCCTCCGCTGCCAACCTTCTCTGCATTAGGTCCAAAATGGCAGACCATCCCTGGCAGCCATCCTCTCTGGCTGGGACTCCAGGTCCACTCCTACAGAGGACCCTTTCCGTTATCGGTGCTCCAATTTTAGACCTCCAGAGGACCACCTCTGATGTGAGGACCAGGGCTCATATCAGAGTGACTGTTACCgtatctcccttagccccagcTAGGgttacagtccggcctccctgaaGAGGCCCGCCATTGTCCCTTAGGAGGCCCAGTTACAAAagagactctcttaaaggggccagACCCCTTCTCTAAAGATGCTGACCAGCCTGCTG includes:
- the LOC140119871 gene encoding uncharacterized protein, giving the protein MILSINDPPGIREKDREQMAARILELTLEMISLITGEDYTVVKKSSGECVTPRVSGGWTQSPITEPPPHSLIHEQKILELTSRITELLSGEVPIRCQDVTVYFSMEEWEYIEGHKDQYKDIMMEDHQPLTSPDGSSQRNPPERCPSPEDSRDIKAEPERCPSPEDSRDITQEPERCPSPGDSREIKKEPERGPSPGDSQDCREEPEDNVPLDHQESCGGRRSGEEIPSSVTEEGKSLSCILWVILPLYIAERGHIQGRRWR